The Leptodactylus fuscus isolate aLepFus1 chromosome 3, aLepFus1.hap2, whole genome shotgun sequence genome has a segment encoding these proteins:
- the LOC142196544 gene encoding ankyrin repeat domain-containing protein 9-like, protein MCSNQVSLQDEQCKFYSYMFYQAVRDQEPVWKLEEIRTMEYFQWDEDASMRCYSPSDALMYAVVHNHLRYAQYLLSHFPEEALKVPGIKFCCCPPSAPHLALAVTYDRRDILIMIIKMSHKLPSLNSYINRASCFHLSDGKTPLHLACELLSAETVLILLGNGASPKIVDRKGETPLDVILEQLWSSKVNVDSKKLCLYYLLLFSPSLNFKMRKILQDNPQFWNPLLGEDKFNYLVGNTPATLYLIAMQKVLQCLPPSLFPQSIQALPIPHALKPLPSSG, encoded by the coding sequence ATGTGTAGCAACCAAGTCAGCCTGCAAGACGAGCAATGCAAATTCTATTCTTACATGTTCTACCAGGCGGTGCGAGACCAGGAGCCTGTCTGGAAGCTGGAGGAGATAAGGACTATGGAATATTTCCAATGGGATGAGGACGCGAGCATGAGGTGCTACTCTCCCTCCGATGCCCTGATGTACGCCGTGGTGCATAATCACCTGCGCTACGCCCAATATTTGCTGTCTCACTTCCCCGAGGAAGCTCTGAAGGTGCCAGGAATCAAGTTCTGCTGCTGCCCTCCTTCGGCGCCCCACTTAGCCTTGGCCGTCACCTACGACAGACGAGACATCTTAATCATGATTATTAAGATGTCCCACAAGCTGCCGAGTCTAAACTCCTACATCAACAgggccagctgcttccatttgtCAGACGGGAAGACCCCCCTGCACCTGGCCTGCGAGCTCCTAAGTGCCGAAACTGTTCTCATCCTCCTAGGCAATGGGGCATCCCCAAAGATCGTGGACCGGAAGGGGGAGACCCCTTTGGATGTCATCTTGGAGCAGTTATGGAGCTCCAAGGTCAATGTGGACTCCAAAAAACTCTGCTTGTACTATCTGCTGCTATTTTCTCCTTCCCTCAACTTCAAGATGAGGAAGATCCTTCAAGATAATCCGCAATTTTGGAATCCTTTACTAGGAGAGGACAAATTCAATTACTTGGTGGGGAATACGCCCGCCACCTTGTATCTTATAGCTATGCAGAAAGTCTTGCAGTGTTTGCCTCCATCCCTCTTCCCCCAGAGCATCCAAGCTCTACCGATACCTCACGCGTTAAAGCCATTACCCAGTTCGGGTTAA